CGGCGCACGGCGGGCGGTCGCGGACGCCGTCGACGCCGGCGACCCCGCGTGGGGACAGCTCGCCGAAGACTACCCCGGACACCTCCGCTACGAGCGAACAGTATTGAATAAGCTCGCGGAGAACGGCGGCGAGAGCGCGGACGACTTCGAGGAGGCGCTGGAGACCTTCCCGTCGAACCTCCAGCGGCTCTTCGTGCACGCCGCGCAGTCCTACGTCTTCAACCGGATTCTGTCGACGCGCCTCGAACGCGGGCTGCCGTTCCACGAACCCGTCGAGGGCGACGTCGTCGCGTTCGCCGACCGCGACGCACCGGACGGAATGGCGCGTCCCGACGTGGACCGCCTGCAGCACGCGACCGGGAAGCGCGTCGAGACGATGCAGCGCCACTGCGCCCGCGGTCGCGCGTTCGTCACCGCGCCCCTCGTCGGCTACGAGACCGAGTTCGCCGACGGCGAACCCGGCGAAATCACCAAGAGCGTGCTCGCCGACCTCGACCTGGAGCGGGAGATGTTCGAGCTTCCCGGGTCCTTCGACTCCTCGGGGACGCGGCGCGCGGTCCTCGTTCACGCCGCTCCCGAGGTCACACGCGATCCGCTCGCCTTCGACTTCACGCTCCCCAGCGGCTCCTACGCCACCGTCGTCCTGCGGGAGTACCTCAAGCGGAGCCCGCTCGACCTCTGACTCTCAGCAGCGCTCGCCCCCGCACCCACGCTTTTCCCGCGCGCCGCCGAACCACCAGATATGACTGAGACGCCAGTCACCCCGGAGCTCCCGGACAGCCCGTTCCACACCACGGGGACGGACCACGTGACCGCCATCGGTAGCAACGAGGAAGACACGGTGGCGTACTACCGCGACGTCCTCGGGATGCCGCTCGTGCTCCGCCAGCCGAACCTCGACGACCCCGAGCAGACCCACCTCTTCTTCGACACCGGCGACGGCCGCATCCTCACCTTCTTCGTGAGCGACGACCGCCAGTCGAACCCGAACCCCCACCGCCACCGCGTGGGGAGCGTCCACCACCTCTCCTTCAGCATCGACGCCGCCGACTTCGACGACGTGAAACGGGGCCTCGAAGACGCCGGCTACGGCTTCAACGAGTTCGACCGCGGCATCTTCCACTCGCTCTACACCCGCGACCCGAACGGCCTCGTCATCGAACTCTCCGCCGATAAGTTCGACTTCCCCGCCGAGCGCCGCGGCGACGTCCTCGCCAAAGCCCAAGAACTCCGCGTCGCCGACGGCGCGGACTACGCCGAAGAGGAACACCTCGAACGCGCGCTCGACGAACTCGGCATCGACGCCGAGAAACACGACCTCCCCGACGCCGACACCGGCACGGAGTTCTGAGTCACCACGGGATGCCGCCGGGGCCGACGCCCGCGGAGAGCGTGACGTGCCCGACGAAGCTCACGAACGTGATGCCGAGGAGGAGGACGGCGGCGAGCGTGAGGAGGGAGCCCGCGGGGTTGAGGTAGGAGCGGTCGTGGAAGCCGAACGGGAGGACCATCGCGCCGAGGCCGAGAACGACGTACGTGCCGGCCATGTAGGCGGCTTCGATTCCGGTCCCGGCGACGAGGCCGGCGGGGAACTCGGACGCGGGCGGGCGGAAGAGGATCTCGCCGAAGACCGCGCCGGAGACGCCGAGGAGACCGACCATCAGGCCGGCGAACGCGCCGACGTAGGTGACGGGGCGGAGCGCGACGAGGAGCTCGTCGGGCATCGCGTCCCGGGTCTCGCGGAGTCCGCCGACGCGCGCGAGCAGCGGCTTCCGACGGCCGTAGGTGACGACCGTATCGGAGACGCTGTGGACGTCGTCGCTCTCGATAGGCGTCCGGAAGACGACGGCCGCGGTGACGAGGAGGAGGACGCCGAAGGCGAGCGCGGGTTCGCCGAAGACGATGTTCGCCGCGCCGAGAAGCGGCCACGTGAGGCAGACGTGGAGACCGAGTGCGGCGAGGAGGCCGCCGAGGCCGGCGAACGTCCACGCCCACGCGTCGCGCGTCGGCTTCGACGCCGTACTTCCGTACCGCGCGAACCCGACGAGGAGAAGGAGGCCGACGCCCGCAGCCAACCCCATCAGGGTGTTGTAGAGGATGAGTTTGTCCGCGGTACTCGCAGTCGCCTCGAGTGGAAGCATACTCGTACGAGGCTGACACGTCGGCATAAGTGGCGGGCGTCACGCCGATCGCGAACGGCCTTCTCCGGACTCACGTGAACGGCGGCGTGAGTGTGGCATCTCTGAACTGGAACGCCGGCGTGCTCCGCGCACATCGCCGCGGGCGCGGTCACCGTCACCGCCGCGTGCCGGCGCGGTTCCACGCGGATTAAACGTCCGCGCCGCCTCCGGTGAGGCATGCAGTGCGACCACTGCGGCACGCCGCTCGACCACCCGGGCGACTACTGCCTGGTGTGCGAGACGGCGAACTGCGACGCCGTCGTGGTCGACATCGAGGAGTCGCGCGCGACGCTGACGATGCTCGACGAGGACGAAATCGTGGGGCGGTATCACGTGACGACGACGCCGGAGTCCGGGGAGTTCGCGCCCGTGCAGGTGCGGAACTTCGCGGGGCGCATCGGCGACGAGCTCCGTCGGAAGCGCCCGGACGAAGTGTTCGTCACGGGGCCGCGCGAGGTGGTGTCCGCGCTCCGTGAGGACGTCCGCTACGAGATGTACCGGGTGCGCGCGGACGAGGGCGAAGACGCGGTGGAGGCCGTGGTGAAGCGGCAGGGCGGCGGCGAGCTCGCGACAGTAGACGGCGCGCCCGCGTCGAAGCTCGGCGGGTCGCACTCGACGCTCATCGGCGACCGAAAGGGCTGGGAGGTCATCCGCGTCGTCGCCGCCCACCCGAACGTGAAGAAGGTCATCCCGGGACCCATCGACGCGAGCGGGTCGGGGTCGCGGACGGGCCTGCGGGCGAAGGCCACTCGGGCGGACGACACGGGGAACGTCCGCCTCATCGTGCGCGACGGCTCCAGCGTGCAGGAGAACCGCGTGGTCACCACCGCGGGGAACCGAGCGGACGGCGAGCGGGTGCGCGCGGACCTGAACGACGCGCTCGACGACGCCGGCTTCCTCGCCGGCACGTAGAGACAACTCGTAGCGTTTAAGCATCCGCTGACGTTATCATCGGCTACTATGGCTGAGAAGGGCTCCAGCACGACCGGGAGCGCCGGTCGGTTCGGTGCACGGTACGGGCGCGTCGCACGACGCCGCGTCTCCGAGATTGAAGCGGACACGAACGCTGACCACTCCTGTCCCGAGTGCGGGAACGACGCGGTCTCCCGCAAGGGCACGGGCATCTGGGCGTGTGGCTCCTGCGGCTACACGTTCACGGGTGGCGCGTACCGGCCGACGACGCCGGGCGGAGAGTCCGTCAAGCGCTCCATCCGCACGGCGCTCGGCGAGGAGACCGAGGACTGAGATGGCGTACAAGTGCTCGCGGTGTAAACGCGACGTCGAACTCGACCAGTACGGCGGGGTGCGGTGTCCGTACTGCGGGCACCGCGTCCTCCTGAAGGAACGCGCGCGGGACGTCAAGGAAGTCGACGTCCAGTAGGCCCCGTGGCCCGACACGGCACCGACTTCGTCTTCTCTTACGACTCTCCCGACACCGCTCGCGTCGTCGAGCGGAGCGTCCGCGTCGAAGCCGGCGACATCGAGGGCGACCGCACGAGCGTGACCGTCGAGCGGACGGGCGCGACCGTCGCTATCGACGTCGAGGCGGCCGACCTCACGGCGCTGCGCGCGGGACACAACACGTGGACGTCGCTCGTCGAGGTCGCGGAGCGCGCGGCGCGTCACGGCTCCCGGTAGGTCTTGCGGCGGCTCCGCGTTCTCCGAGACGCTGGGGAGTGCCGCAAGCCTTTGAAGGTTCGGCGCGCAAGCACTCAGACGATGCCGCCCTCAGTGAATCGGTACGACGCGATACTCGCGGGCCTCCCCACGCTGCTCGCGGGGTCGCTCGGCGTCGCGTGGACGTCCGCGGTGACTATCACGACCGCGGTCGCCACGGGCTGCCTGCTCGGGTTCGGCCTGCTCGCGGACGCGCTCGTCCGCAATCCTCCGACGAACGGCTGAACCCGCGGGAAGCCCGTCGTGACGGCCGAACGACGCGCCTCGCGGTGTGACACCGAAAGCGGGAGCTTTTCACGCTGGGGCGTTACGACCTATCCATGCAGGGCAATCTGCCGCCGGAAGCACAAGAGAAACTCGAAGAGCTCCAGGACCTCCAGGACACCGCACAGCAGGTCGCGACGCAGAAACAGCAGGCCGAGAGCCAGCTGCAGAGCGCGAAGACCGCGCTCGACGAGCTCGACGAAATCGACGAGGACACGACGATGTACCGCGAGGTCGGCGAACTCCTCGTGGAGACGTCCTACGACGACGCCGAAGAAGACCTCGACGAGAAGGTCGAGAACCTCGAACTCCGCGTGCAGACGCTGGAGAAACAGGAGACGCGCGTGCAGGACCAGTTCGAGGAGCTCCAGGAGGAGCTTCAGAACATGCTCGGCGGCATGGGCGGCGGCCCCGCTGCGGGCGGCATGGGCGGCCCCGGCGGCGACTAAATGCCGACTGACGAGGCGGTCGTCGAGACCGCTGCGGAAGCCGCGGAAGGCTACGTGTTCAGCGAACTCGCGCGCTCTGACGTCGACGACCTCGACATCACCGTGACGTTCGAGGACGGCGTGCTCGACGTCGAAGTCTACGTCAACGCGCCCGACGCGGACGCGGACGTCGAACGCGTCGCCGACGACGCCGCGATGGTCGCCGGCCAAGCGGTCGACGACCTCTTCGCCGAAGAAGAGTAACGCGGTTTCCGGTCGGCTCTGCCGACCGGAAACCGCGAGACGGCGAACGGGCCTCTGGCCCGTGAGCCAGCGCGGCTTTTCGGATGACTCGAAGTACTGAGTGACTAGCGCGTGCCGTATCCTCGCCTCGGTCCGCGATTTCGTTTCCCTGCGGTCGCGCGGACGCCACCCCTCGCGCGGTACGTCGCTATCGCGGCGGTGCTCGCTCTCGCGGTCGCGGAGTGGGGGTAGCACCGACTGCCGGAGCGGTGACCGAGAGACGACCAGTCGGCGGCACGGACAGTCCACGACGACGGCGGCGTGTCGAGTCCGAGTCAGGGCGTGAGGAAGAAGATGATGATGGAGAGGGCGAGGGTGGCGACGACGACGGCGGCGGCGAGCGCGGTCCCCATGGAGATGACGGCGTTCGCGTGGCTGGCGAGCGTCTCGGTTCGGTCGTTCCCGAAGACGGTGACTTCGGCTTGTTCGGTCTCCATGCCGGCTTCGACGGGTTCGAGGTCGGCGGTGGCGTCGTCGACGAGGTCGGCGACGAGGCGGACGAGCTCGTCGCCGTCGATGGCGTCGCCGACCTGGTTCTCGGCCTCGACGGTGTTGACGATGTGGGTGTCCGTCGTCATGATTTCGGCTTCGTCCACGCCGTCGAGGGCGTCGACGATGGCTTCGCGGAGGCCGGGCTCCATGTTGTTCCCGTCGACGAGGACGTAGGCGGTGCGCTGGCCGCCGGCGTCGAGGACGGCGGCGCGCACGCCGAGCGGGCCGATGCCGTCCTGTGGCGTCCACGTCGTCCGGTCCCACGCGGTGCCGAGCGCGAACTCGTGGCGGTCGGCGTCGACGAGGTCGTCCGCGGCGTCGCCGGCGGCGCGAATCATGTTGAACGAGCGCCGACTCCCGGGGACGACGTGGCCGAGGTCGCCGCCTTCGAGGCCGTTGTTACAGTTGTGCGCGTCCACGAGGA
This portion of the Halocalculus aciditolerans genome encodes:
- the truD gene encoding tRNA pseudouridine(13) synthase TruD: MRDAHPIEREVGMEYYVSEADGVGGRLRASADDFRVEEVEDFQTQPVDADPGDYPHLVVRATLTDWDTNGFARELANRLSMSRERVSWAGTKDKNAVTTQLFSLRGVDAGDLPEVLRADVEAVGRAGRALEFGDLAGNRFEIVVRDPEQPENAADIGAELEAFGGGTGAVPNYFGQQRFGSYRPVTHEVGLHVVRGEWRAAVLAYIANPSEHEPARTRGARRAVADAVDAGDPAWGQLAEDYPGHLRYERTVLNKLAENGGESADDFEEALETFPSNLQRLFVHAAQSYVFNRILSTRLERGLPFHEPVEGDVVAFADRDAPDGMARPDVDRLQHATGKRVETMQRHCARGRAFVTAPLVGYETEFADGEPGEITKSVLADLDLEREMFELPGSFDSSGTRRAVLVHAAPEVTRDPLAFDFTLPSGSYATVVLREYLKRSPLDL
- a CDS encoding VOC family protein, with protein sequence MTETPVTPELPDSPFHTTGTDHVTAIGSNEEDTVAYYRDVLGMPLVLRQPNLDDPEQTHLFFDTGDGRILTFFVSDDRQSNPNPHRHRVGSVHHLSFSIDAADFDDVKRGLEDAGYGFNEFDRGIFHSLYTRDPNGLVIELSADKFDFPAERRGDVLAKAQELRVADGADYAEEEHLERALDELGIDAEKHDLPDADTGTEF
- a CDS encoding DUF981 family protein, translated to MLPLEATASTADKLILYNTLMGLAAGVGLLLLVGFARYGSTASKPTRDAWAWTFAGLGGLLAALGLHVCLTWPLLGAANIVFGEPALAFGVLLLVTAAVVFRTPIESDDVHSVSDTVVTYGRRKPLLARVGGLRETRDAMPDELLVALRPVTYVGAFAGLMVGLLGVSGAVFGEILFRPPASEFPAGLVAGTGIEAAYMAGTYVVLGLGAMVLPFGFHDRSYLNPAGSLLTLAAVLLLGITFVSFVGHVTLSAGVGPGGIPW
- a CDS encoding DUF2103 domain-containing protein; this encodes MQCDHCGTPLDHPGDYCLVCETANCDAVVVDIEESRATLTMLDEDEIVGRYHVTTTPESGEFAPVQVRNFAGRIGDELRRKRPDEVFVTGPREVVSALREDVRYEMYRVRADEGEDAVEAVVKRQGGGELATVDGAPASKLGGSHSTLIGDRKGWEVIRVVAAHPNVKKVIPGPIDASGSGSRTGLRAKATRADDTGNVRLIVRDGSSVQENRVVTTAGNRADGERVRADLNDALDDAGFLAGT
- a CDS encoding 50S ribosomal protein L37ae — encoded protein: MAEKGSSTTGSAGRFGARYGRVARRRVSEIEADTNADHSCPECGNDAVSRKGTGIWACGSCGYTFTGGAYRPTTPGGESVKRSIRTALGEETED
- a CDS encoding DNA-directed RNA polymerase subunit P, with the protein product MAYKCSRCKRDVELDQYGGVRCPYCGHRVLLKERARDVKEVDVQ
- a CDS encoding KEOPS complex subunit Pcc1, with the translated sequence MARHGTDFVFSYDSPDTARVVERSVRVEAGDIEGDRTSVTVERTGATVAIDVEAADLTALRAGHNTWTSLVEVAERAARHGSR
- a CDS encoding prefoldin subunit beta → MQGNLPPEAQEKLEELQDLQDTAQQVATQKQQAESQLQSAKTALDELDEIDEDTTMYREVGELLVETSYDDAEEDLDEKVENLELRVQTLEKQETRVQDQFEELQEELQNMLGGMGGGPAAGGMGGPGGD
- a CDS encoding DUF3194 domain-containing protein → MPTDEAVVETAAEAAEGYVFSELARSDVDDLDITVTFEDGVLDVEVYVNAPDADADVERVADDAAMVAGQAVDDLFAEEE